Genomic DNA from Streptomyces sp. NBC_01571:
CTCGGCCCAGTCGAGCACGGTCACGGGGCGTGCGCCCGGCCAGGTGGCGTTCACCGCCCAGGTCGCGGCGCCCGTGCCGCCGCCGATGTCCACGTGGCTCGTCGGTGCCCACGCCGGCACCGCGTCCGCGAACGCCTCCAGCGCGGCGCGCACCGCCTCGAACGTCGCCGGCATCCGGTAGGCGGCGTACGCGACGACGTCCGAGCGGTCGCGGAGGATCGGTGCGTGGGTCGGGGTGGTCCCCCGGTAGTTCGCGATCAGCCGCTCGACGGCCTGGGCGGCGGCCTTCGGCGGCAGCCCGTCGAGCAGACCCGCGAGGGCGGTGCGCAGGGTGTCGGCGGGGGGTGCGGGGGCGTTCACGCGGTGATTCTACGGGGGTGGAGCGACCCGCCCGTATTCTCGCCCCCGCCGCCCCTACCCGACCCATCCCGTACCCGGGGGCTCCGCCCCCGGACCCCCTACCGGCCTCAAGGGCCTTGTCCTCAAACGCCGGACGGGCTGATGGTGCGGGCCTGGGCTGCGGATATTCAGCCCGTCCGGCGTTTGAGGACGAGCCCTTCGGGCGATGCGGGGGTCCAGGGGGCGCAGCCCCTTGGCGGGGTCCGGGGCGGAGCCCCCGGGTGAAGGGGAGGGCAGGGGCGGCGGGGGCGAAAGAAACCCGGGGTCAAGCGCCCCGTACCGCCCGAGCCATCCGCGTCGCCGCCTCCACCCGCGGCCCGTTCCGCACCGCCCGCCGCCGGGGATGCACGGTGTTCGCGAGCAGCACGAGAAACGTGCCCGTCGCCGGGTCCAGCACCAGCGACGTCCCCGTGAAGCCCGTGTGTCCCGCCGCGCCGCCCTCCGCCAGGGCCCCCATGAACCAGGACTGACCGATGGCGAAGCCGAGGCCGGGCGGGGTGAGCATCAGCTCGACGAAGTCGGGACCGAGGATGCGCGCGGGGCCGTAGGAACCGCCCGCGAGCAGCGCGCGGCAGAAGACGGCGAGGTCACGGGCGGTGGAGAAGAGGCCCGCGTGCCCCGCCACCCCGCCGAGCGCCCACGCGTTCTCGTCGTGCACCACCCCCCGCAGCATCCCGCGGTCCGCCTTGGCCCACGGCCGTCGCTGGTCCTCGGTCGCCGCCGCGTCCGGGCACGGCCCGAAGCGGGTGGCCGTCATCCCCAGCGGCCGGGTGATCCCGTCCCTGATGAGGACGTCGAGGGAACGGCCGGTGATGCGTTCCAGGACGTGCTGGAGGAGGAGCAGGTTCAGATCCGAGTAGAGGTACTCCCCCGGCTCGGACGAAGGCCCTTCCGCCCGCAGCATCGCCAGGCGCGCCCGCTCGTCCGGGCAGTCGTACAGCGGGAGTTCGGGCCGCAGCCCGGAGGTGTGCGTGAGCAGCTGCCGCACGGTGACGTCGTTCGCGGACGCCGCGCGGAACTCCGGCAGGTACGCCCCCACCCGCGCGTCGATGCCGAGCGTGCCGCGCTCCAGCTGCTGCACCGCGGCGACCGCCGTGAACAGTTTGGTGAGGGAGGCCAGGTCGAAGGGGGTGCGCACGCTCATCGGAAGCCGCTCCGTGGGCGGCAGTTCGACCCCGGTGTCGGTCTTCTCGTCGTACGACGCGTAGCGCACCGCCCAGCCCGCCGCCTCCTCGACGGCGATGACCGGGCCGCGTCCGGCGACCACGACGACGCCGGCCGCCCAGGGGTCGGGGCCCCGGGTGAGGGCGCGGACGTCGCGTACGAGGTGGCGCAGTTCGGCCGGATCGAGCCCGGCCCGCTCCGGTGTGTCGACGCGCAGTTTCGGTGCGCTCAGCTGTCCGCCGCCTTTCCGTCCATGGTGTGTCCCGTCCGCCAGGGACGGCACAGTCCCATGAAGCAGGCGACGGCCACCAGTACCGCCACCAGTTGGACGACGGCCATCGGGACGGCGGTGCGCTCACCGGCGATGCCGACCAGCGGCGAGGCGACCGCTCCGATGAGGAAGGAGGAGGTGCCCAGCAGCGCGGAGGCGGAGCCGGCGGCGTGCCGTACGCGCATCAGGGCGAGCGCCTGAGTGTTGGGCAGCGCGAGACCCATCGCGGACATCAGGACGAACAGGGCGGCGGCCACCGGCGCCAGCCCGACCTCGCCGAAGACGCCGGAGGACATCAGGAGCAGCGCGCTCGCGCCGAGGCCGATGAGGGTGAGGCCCATGGCGAGGACCTTGTCGAGGCCGACCCGGCCGACCAGGAGCTTGCCGTTGATCTGGCCGACGACCACCAGGCCGATCGAGTTCACGCCGAAGAGCAGGCTGAAGGTCTGCGGGGACGCGCCGTAGATCTCCTGGATCACGAAGGGCGAGGCCGAGATGTACGCGAAGAGCGCGGCGAAGGCGAAGCCGCCCGCCAGCATGTAGCCGGTGAAGACCCGGTCGGCCAGCAGGGCGCGCATCGAGTGGAGGGCTTCGCCGACTCCGCCGCCGTGCCGGTCGCCGGGCGGGAGGGTCTCGGGGAGCTTCGTCCAGACGAGCGCGGTGAGTCCGACGCCGACGGCGGTGAGGACGACGAAAACTCCTCGCCAGTCGGTGGCGCGCAGGATCTGCCCGCCGATGAGGGGCGCGACGACCGGGGCGACGCCGGAGATCAGCATGAGGGTGGAGAAGAAGCGGGCCATCGCCATGCCGTCGTACAGATCGCGGACGACGGCCCGCGCGATCACGATGCCGGCCGCTCCCGCGAGACCCTGCGCCAGCCGGAAGGCGACGAGGAGTTCGACGTCGGGCGCGACGGCGCACAGGGCGGTGGCGAGGACGTAGACGACCAGTCCCACGAGCAGCGGTCTGCGCCGCCCCCACTTGTCGCTCATCGGCCCGACGACGAGCTGGCCGAACGCCATTCCCGCGAGGCACGCGGTCAGCGTGAGCTGGACGGTCGCGGCCGGGGCGTGCAGGGAGCGGGTGACCTCCGGCAGCGACGGGAGGTACATGTCCATGGCCAGCGGGGGTGTCGCGGTGAGCCCGCCGAGGATCAGGGTGACGAGAAGTCCGGTACGGCGGAGCGCCCCGGGGTCGCGCGGTTCGGCGTCCCCCGGGCGTGCGTCCCGTGGGCCGCAGTCCTCCGCCGCGGGCGTCGCCCTGGGGGGCACGACGGCGGGCGCCGGGCCGGCGAAGACCGCCGAGGTGTCGGCGACGGCGGTGTTCGGTATGTGCCCCTGCGGGCCTTCCTGGTCCCTCGTGGTGCGCCCGCGCTCGGGCATGTGCCCCTCCCTCTCCGGGTGATCCGCCACCTATGCTCTCAGTTCGAACGGAGTGTTCGGGGTCACAGAGCATCAGGGTGACAGAGCGAAGGGCCGGGAATGACGGGCGAGCACGAGCGGGTGCGGTGGGGGATTCTGGCGACCGGTGGGATCGCCGCGGCGTTCACGGCGGATCTGGTGGACATGCCGGACGCCGAGGTGGTGGCCGTGGCCTCACGGACCGACGCCTCGGCGAAGGCGTTCGCCGAGCGGTTCGGGATTCCCCGGGCGTACGGGGACTGGGCGTCGCTCGCCGCCGACGAGGACGTCGATGTCGTGTACGTGGCCACTCCGCACTCGGCGCACCGGCAGGCGGCCGGGATGTGTCTGGAGGCCGGGCGTCATGTGCTGTGCGAGAAGGCGCTGACGCTGAACGCGCGGGAGGCGGAGGAGCTGGTCGCGCTCGCCCGCCGCCACGACCGCTTCCTGATGGAGGCCATGTGGATGTACTGCAACCCGCTGGTCCGCAGGCTCAAGGGGCTCGTGGACGACGGAGTGATCGGTGAGGTCCGCACCGTGCAGGCCGACTTCGGGATCAACGGCCCGTTCCCGCCCTCCCACCGGCTGCGCGACCCGGCGCAGGGCGGCGGGGCGCTGCTCGATCTCGGTGTCTACCCGGTGTCGTTCGCGCATCTGCTGCTCGGGGAGCCGTCGGGCATCACGGCGAGAGCGGTGCTCTCCGACGAGGGCGTCGATCTCCAGACGGGAGCGGTGCTCACCTGGGAGAGCGGTGCTCTCGCTTCGGTGCACTGCTCCATCAACGGCAGCACCCCCGTCACCGCCTCCGTCACCGGCTCGCAGGGCCGCATCGACGTCCCCGGCGGCTTCTTCTTCCCGGAACGGCTCGTACTGCACCGCGACGGGCGCGACGCGGAGGAGTTCACGGCCGACCCGGCGCACGGCCCCCGCACCAGCCTCAAGCACGAGGCCGCCGAGGTGATGCGCGCACTGCGGGCCGGCGAGAAGGAGTCCCCGCTCGTCCCCCTCGACGGCAGCCTCGCCGTGATGCGGACGCTCGACGCGGTACGCGAGCAGATCGGCGTCCGCTACCCCGGCGAGACCGACTGACCGGCCCGACGGCCGAACGGACGGGAAGACTCACGGCTGACGGCTGACGGCTGACGGCTGACGGCTGACGGCTGACGGCTGACGGCTACCGGCTACCGGCTACCGGACTGATGGCTGACGCCCGACGGCCGTTGGCCGTCGGCTGACGCTGACGGCTCCGGAAAGGGGGACGCGAGGCGCCCCGCCTCCCCGCCATGCCGTCGATACGCTGCGTCCCCATGAATGCCAAGCAGACGAAGATCGCGGTGGTGACCGGGGCGGGCTCCGGCATCGGCCGCGCGGTGGCCGTCGAACTGCTGCGCGCCGGCTGGTCGGTGGCGCTGGCCGGACGCCGGACCGAGCCCCTGGAGGAGACGGCGGCCCTCGTCCCCGAGGCCCCCTCGGCGGCCGTACGGGCCGACGTCGCCCGCCCCGAGGAGGTCGCCGCCCTCTTCGCCTCCGTGCGCGAGCGCTTCGGACGGCTCGACCTGCTCTTCAACAACGCCGGGACGTTCGGTCCGGGCGGCGTCCCGGTCGAGGAACTGCCGTACGAGGCCTGGCGGCACGTCGTGGACACCAACCTCAACGGCGCTTTCCTGTGCGCGCAGGCCGCGTTCCGGCAGATGAAGGAGCAGGACCCGCAGGGCGGCCGGATCATCAACAACGGCTCGATCTCGGCGCACGCGCCGCGTCCGCGGTCGATCGCGTACACGGCGACCAAGCACGCGGTGACGGGCCTGACCAAGTCGCTGTCCCTGGACGGGCGCGCGTACCGGATCGCGTGCGGTCAGATCGACATCGGCAACGCCGCGACCGACATGACCTCCGGCATGCGCACGGGAACGCCGCAGGCGAACGGGGAACTGGCGGTCGAGCCGGTGATGGACGCGGCGGACGTGGCCCGCACCGTGCGGCACATGGCGGAGCTGCCGCTGGCGGCGAACGTGCAGTTCGCGACGGTGATGGCCACCGCGATGCCCTATGTGGGGCGCGGCTAGGGGACGTCCGCGCCTTTGGTCGACGTCTCAACTTGCACAAACGGAAGCTGAACCTCCGCACTATAAGGCCCGGTAGCGGGCTTATGCTCGTGTCGCCTCCACGAGAGCTTCACACTCGGAGTGGAGGACTTCGGTACGACCACGGTCCACACCGAGGGGGGAGGTGGCAGCCGTTCCGCGGCCCCGCTGGGGGGCGGACCTCGCGCGGGACCGCGAGGTGGGCCATGGGACGGCTGCCTCCGCATCATTTCGACGACGGCCCCGGCACCGTCAGGGCCGACGACGAGCGCCGGAATCTCCCGGGTCCGAAGTCCCCAGGTCGGAGGTCCCCGACGCCGGGGCCCCGCCGGCCGCCACCGCGCGCCGCCGCCTGTGCCACGCGACCGCGCCGCCCGCGAGCAGCGCGACCGCTCCCCCGGCCCCGCCGACCAGCCCCCACGACGAACTGCTCGTCTCCGCCCGGGCGGGCGCCCCGGCGGCGGCCTTCGGGGCCTTCCTGGTGGGCGTCGCCCTGGCGCCGCCCTCGCTGAGCGGGGCGACCAGCGTGCCCACCGGACGCGCGTTCGCGCCCTGCCGGAACCCCCAGTCGAGCAGCGCCGCCGTCTCCTCGTAGACGCCGCTGCCGCCGCTCTTCGGGTGCATCACCGTGACCAGGAGGGTCCGGCCGCCGCGGGTCGCGGCGCCGGTGAAGGTGTTGCCGGCGTTGCTGGTGTAGCCGTTCTTGACGCCGATGAGACCGTCGTACGTCGGCACGCCCCACGCGCCGGTCAGCAGACGGTCCGTGTTCTGTATCTGGAAGGTCTTCTTGCCGCCCGCCGGGAAGTCCGCGGTCCTCGTCGAGCAGTAGGCGCGGAAGTCGGCGTCGGCGAGGCCGTGCCGGGCGAAGAGCGTCAGGTCGTACGCGGAGGACACCTGGCCCTTGTGGTCGAACCCGTCGGGGCTGACCACGTGTGTGTCCAGGGCCTGCAGGTCCTCGGCCCTGGCCTGCATCTGCGCGACCGTGGTGTCCACGCCGCCGTTCATGTGGCTGAGCACGTGCACCGCGTCGTTTCCGGAGCGCAGGAAGACGCCGAGCCACAACTGCTCGACGGTGTAGGTGATTCCGGGCTTGACGCCGACCAGGCTGGAGCCGGCGGGAATCCCGGCGAGGTCGGCGTCGGTGACCCGGTGGCGCTCGGTGCGTTCGAACTTCTGCAGCACGGTGTCCGCGAAGAGCATCTTCAGCGTGGAGGCGGGCGCCAGCAGCCGGTGCGCGTTGTACGACGCGAGCACCTCGCCGCTGACGTGGTCGGCGACGAGCCAGGAGCGGGCGGTGAGCCGCTTGGGCAGTCCCGAGGCCCCGCGCACCTGGACGCCGCCGCGGCCCAGCAGTTCACCACCGATCGTGGCGGCGCGGGCGGCGGACGGCGTGACAGCGGGCGTGGCGGAGGGGCTGGCGGCCGCCGGGGACGCCGCGGCCAGCGGGACGGCCGCTGCGAGGCCGAGCGCGGCACGGCGGGACAGCACGGCGGCACGCGGGGGAAGCGGAGAGGAATCGCGCATCTCGGGACCGTACAAAGCCGGTCCGCGGCACCGTACGGCGGGGTCGCACAAGAAAGGCACAGCGTGTCCACAGGCGTGGCGGGACGGCGGCCCGTGCGCCGCACCGGCTGTCGTGTGCCACCGACACCCCACCCAACAGGGGTTTCCTGGCAATGACCCCTCCGGACCCTGGGAATCAGCTGTCTTACGCGATATTGATTCCGCAGCCGGCTTTCTCAGCTCTCGCACACCTCCCGCTCAGCCCCGCTCAAAGGTTTCTCCATAGCTTGTGGCCGCGCCCACAGCGGGCGCCGAGAACCTTTGGGGAACGGGATGTTTGGCATCTATCTCAAGCGTGAGCTGAGCCGGCGCAAGAAGGCGGCCCTGGTGATCGCCATGGGTCTGGCGCTCGGAATCGCGCTGGTCATCACCGTCGACTCGGTGTCGGCCGGCATGCAGCAGGCCCAGGGCAAGGTCCTGAAATCGCTGTACGGGCTCGGCACCGACATGACCGTCACGAAGGCCCGTCCGGCGGCCACGGGCAGCTCCTCCGGACGGCCGAAGTTCGATTTCGACGCCAAGTCCGACAGCAGCACGACACAGAGCTCGGACCGGGTGATGACGCAGGGCGGGCAGTCCCTGAAGTCCTCGCTCGTCACCCAGGTCGCCGCGCAGAAGGGCGTGTCGAGCGCGGTGGGCGCGCTCAGCCTGAACGTCACCAAGGTCGACGGCTCCTTCACCCGGGGCACGGCGAAGTCCTCCACCTCCTCGGGGTCCGCGGGCTCCTCCGGGTCGCAGCAGGGCGGCCCCGGCGGCGGCACGGGCCAGCCGCAGGTGCAGGGCGGCGGCGCGTCCTTCGACGTGAACTCGTACTCCGTCGCGGGCGTCGACGTCACCCACCAGGACCTCGGCCCGCTCGCCACCTCGAAGATCACCACGGGCCGGACCTTCACCGCGGCCCAGACCGACGCGAAGGTCGCGGTGCTCAGCGCGTCGTACGCCAAGGAGAACAAGAAGACGGTCGGGGGGACCCTCACGATCTCCGGCACCAAGTACACGGTCATCGGGATCGCGACGCCGGACAGCGGCGAGTCGACGACCGACGTCTACCTGCCGCTGAAGCAGGCGCAGACACTGGGCGACTCGAAGGACGAGGTCACCACGATCTACGTCAAGGCGACCGACTCGCAGCAGATCGACACCGTCAAGGCGACCATCCGGAAGAACATCTCGGGGACGACGGTCACCACCTCCGCGGACCTCGCGTCCACCGTCTCCGGCTCCCTGTCGACCGCCTCGAACCTGGCGACCAGCGTCGGCAAGTGGCTGTCCGTCGCGGTGCTCGTGGCCGCGTTCCTGGTGGCGGCGCTGCTGACCTCCTCGGCCGTGTCCCGCCGGGTGCGCGAGTTCGGCACGCTCAAGGCGCTCGGCTGGCCGTCCCGCAGGGTCACCCGCCAGGTCGTCGGTGAGTCCGTCGTGAACGGTCTGCTCGGCGGCGCGCTCGGCATCGCCCTCGGCCTCGGCGCGGCGTACGCGGTGACGGCGATCAGCCCGAAGCTGACCGCGGAGCTCGGTGCCACCGGCGGTGGCGGCGCGGGCGGTGGCGGTATGGGCGGTGGCCCCGGTGGTGGCGGGCCCGGCCGGCAGGCGGTCAAGAACACCATGGAGATCGCGCTCTCCGCGCCGGTGTCGGTGACCACCATCGCGCTCGCGGCGGGACTGGCCATCGCGGGCGGCCTCGTCGCCGGCGCGATGGGCGGCTGGCGCGCCTCCCGGATGCGCCCCGCGGACGCGCTGCGCAGCGTCGCGTAACCCCTCCCCCTGGGCGAAGGACACCCGAGCCGGGGCGCCGCCTCCACTTCGCCCCCGACCATGGCGCCCCACCCCTTTCATCTTCGGAGAACCTCATGTACAAGCTCACCGGCGTCACCAAGCGCTACACGCGGGGCAAGGAGACGGTGGAGGCGCTGCGCGGCGTCGACCTCGCCATCGAGGACGGCGACCAGCTCGTCATCCAGGGCCCCACCGGCGGCGGCAAGTCGACCCTGCTCCAGATGATCGGCGGCCTGGACCGCCCGTCCTCCGGCAGCGTCGAACTGGACGGCGTCGACCTCGCCTCCGTCGGCGAGGCCGGACTGACCCGGCTGCGCGCCGAGAAGATCGGCATCATCTTCCAGTCGTTCAACCTCATCCCGACGCTGACCGCGCAGGAGAACGTCGAGACCGCGCTCGTACCGCTCGGGGTGAAGCCCGCGGAGCGACGCGAGCG
This window encodes:
- a CDS encoding serine hydrolase — protein: MPSLADGTHHGRKGGGQLSAPKLRVDTPERAGLDPAELRHLVRDVRALTRGPDPWAAGVVVVAGRGPVIAVEEAAGWAVRYASYDEKTDTGVELPPTERLPMSVRTPFDLASLTKLFTAVAAVQQLERGTLGIDARVGAYLPEFRAASANDVTVRQLLTHTSGLRPELPLYDCPDERARLAMLRAEGPSSEPGEYLYSDLNLLLLQHVLERITGRSLDVLIRDGITRPLGMTATRFGPCPDAAATEDQRRPWAKADRGMLRGVVHDENAWALGGVAGHAGLFSTARDLAVFCRALLAGGSYGPARILGPDFVELMLTPPGLGFAIGQSWFMGALAEGGAAGHTGFTGTSLVLDPATGTFLVLLANTVHPRRRAVRNGPRVEAATRMARAVRGA
- a CDS encoding multidrug effflux MFS transporter, producing the protein MPERGRTTRDQEGPQGHIPNTAVADTSAVFAGPAPAVVPPRATPAAEDCGPRDARPGDAEPRDPGALRRTGLLVTLILGGLTATPPLAMDMYLPSLPEVTRSLHAPAATVQLTLTACLAGMAFGQLVVGPMSDKWGRRRPLLVGLVVYVLATALCAVAPDVELLVAFRLAQGLAGAAGIVIARAVVRDLYDGMAMARFFSTLMLISGVAPVVAPLIGGQILRATDWRGVFVVLTAVGVGLTALVWTKLPETLPPGDRHGGGVGEALHSMRALLADRVFTGYMLAGGFAFAALFAYISASPFVIQEIYGASPQTFSLLFGVNSIGLVVVGQINGKLLVGRVGLDKVLAMGLTLIGLGASALLLMSSGVFGEVGLAPVAAALFVLMSAMGLALPNTQALALMRVRHAAGSASALLGTSSFLIGAVASPLVGIAGERTAVPMAVVQLVAVLVAVACFMGLCRPWRTGHTMDGKAADS
- a CDS encoding Gfo/Idh/MocA family protein, which translates into the protein MTGEHERVRWGILATGGIAAAFTADLVDMPDAEVVAVASRTDASAKAFAERFGIPRAYGDWASLAADEDVDVVYVATPHSAHRQAAGMCLEAGRHVLCEKALTLNAREAEELVALARRHDRFLMEAMWMYCNPLVRRLKGLVDDGVIGEVRTVQADFGINGPFPPSHRLRDPAQGGGALLDLGVYPVSFAHLLLGEPSGITARAVLSDEGVDLQTGAVLTWESGALASVHCSINGSTPVTASVTGSQGRIDVPGGFFFPERLVLHRDGRDAEEFTADPAHGPRTSLKHEAAEVMRALRAGEKESPLVPLDGSLAVMRTLDAVREQIGVRYPGETD
- a CDS encoding SDR family oxidoreductase, which encodes MNAKQTKIAVVTGAGSGIGRAVAVELLRAGWSVALAGRRTEPLEETAALVPEAPSAAVRADVARPEEVAALFASVRERFGRLDLLFNNAGTFGPGGVPVEELPYEAWRHVVDTNLNGAFLCAQAAFRQMKEQDPQGGRIINNGSISAHAPRPRSIAYTATKHAVTGLTKSLSLDGRAYRIACGQIDIGNAATDMTSGMRTGTPQANGELAVEPVMDAADVARTVRHMAELPLAANVQFATVMATAMPYVGRG
- a CDS encoding D-alanyl-D-alanine carboxypeptidase family protein; amino-acid sequence: MRDSSPLPPRAAVLSRRAALGLAAAVPLAAASPAAASPSATPAVTPSAARAATIGGELLGRGGVQVRGASGLPKRLTARSWLVADHVSGEVLASYNAHRLLAPASTLKMLFADTVLQKFERTERHRVTDADLAGIPAGSSLVGVKPGITYTVEQLWLGVFLRSGNDAVHVLSHMNGGVDTTVAQMQARAEDLQALDTHVVSPDGFDHKGQVSSAYDLTLFARHGLADADFRAYCSTRTADFPAGGKKTFQIQNTDRLLTGAWGVPTYDGLIGVKNGYTSNAGNTFTGAATRGGRTLLVTVMHPKSGGSGVYEETAALLDWGFRQGANARPVGTLVAPLSEGGARATPTRKAPKAAAGAPARAETSSSSWGLVGGAGGAVALLAGGAVAWHRRRRAVAAGGAPASGTSDLGTSDPGDSGARRRP
- a CDS encoding ABC transporter permease, which gives rise to MFGIYLKRELSRRKKAALVIAMGLALGIALVITVDSVSAGMQQAQGKVLKSLYGLGTDMTVTKARPAATGSSSGRPKFDFDAKSDSSTTQSSDRVMTQGGQSLKSSLVTQVAAQKGVSSAVGALSLNVTKVDGSFTRGTAKSSTSSGSAGSSGSQQGGPGGGTGQPQVQGGGASFDVNSYSVAGVDVTHQDLGPLATSKITTGRTFTAAQTDAKVAVLSASYAKENKKTVGGTLTISGTKYTVIGIATPDSGESTTDVYLPLKQAQTLGDSKDEVTTIYVKATDSQQIDTVKATIRKNISGTTVTTSADLASTVSGSLSTASNLATSVGKWLSVAVLVAAFLVAALLTSSAVSRRVREFGTLKALGWPSRRVTRQVVGESVVNGLLGGALGIALGLGAAYAVTAISPKLTAELGATGGGGAGGGGMGGGPGGGGPGRQAVKNTMEIALSAPVSVTTIALAAGLAIAGGLVAGAMGGWRASRMRPADALRSVA
- a CDS encoding ABC transporter ATP-binding protein, encoding MYKLTGVTKRYTRGKETVEALRGVDLAIEDGDQLVIQGPTGGGKSTLLQMIGGLDRPSSGSVELDGVDLASVGEAGLTRLRAEKIGIIFQSFNLIPTLTAQENVETALVPLGVKPAERRERAAEALRSVGLGERLTHAPSELSGGQQQRVAIARALVKKPKVLLADEPTGNLDEGTRDDIMGLLEGLWHEYGLTFVLVTHDSSIARRAPRLATIRAGRITLTERGGSGTRRAEPRHSVG